The Salvia splendens isolate huo1 chromosome 21, SspV2, whole genome shotgun sequence genome includes a window with the following:
- the LOC121784512 gene encoding protein MIZU-KUSSEI 1-like: protein MGDPPPPPPPPPVTLAQAATSRKKHIHKPKVIRAVRNVFRSLPIITPVVKIPGARLSVDVGKHGGGAHVTGTLFGYRKGHVTLAVQTNPSTVPMLVVELAMQTQALHKELSHGMLRIALECDKRGKEKRINLLDEPRWTMYANGVNNGGGVRREATEEDLHVMELLKGMSMGAGVLPPRTEAEGSDGEMSFMRWQFDRVVGSKDFETLYMLSPDGVGDNELDLSIFFIRS, encoded by the exons ATGGGGGAtcctccaccacctccgccgcctccgccggTGACCCTGGCCCAGGCCGCCACCTCCCGGAAGAAACACATTCACAAGCCCAAAGTGATCCGCGCCGTCCGCAACGTCTTCCGATCGCTCCCCATCATAACTCCCGTCGTCAAGATCCCAGGCGCCCGCCTCTCCGTTGACGTGGGCAAGCACGGGGGCGGGGCCCACGTGACGGGCACGCTCTTCGGGTACCGGAAAGGGCACGTGACCCTGGCCGTGCAGACCAACCCGAGCACGGTGCCGATGCTCGTGGTCGAGCTGGCCATGCAGACCCAGGCCCTGCACAAGGAGCTGAGCCACGGGATGCTGCGGATCGCGCTCGAGTGCGACAAGAGGGGGAAGGAGAAGAGGATCAATCTGCTCGACGAGCCGCGGTGGACCATGTACGCTAATGGGGTCAACAACGG TGGTGGCGTGAGAAGGGAGGCAACCGAGGAGGATTTACACGTGATGGAGTTGCTAAAAGGGATGTCGATGGGGGCAGGGGTGCTACCGCCGCGGACGGAGGCAGAAGGCAGCGACGGGGAGATGTCGTTCATGCGGTGGCAATTTGATAGAGTGGTGGGATCCAAAGATTTCGAGACTTTGTACATGTTGAGTCCCGATGGTGTCGGAGATAACGAACTCGACTTGAGTATTTTCTTCATTAGATCATGA